In a single window of the Halictus rubicundus isolate RS-2024b unplaced genomic scaffold, iyHalRubi1_principal scaffold0027, whole genome shotgun sequence genome:
- the LOC143363202 gene encoding uncharacterized protein LOC143363202, with protein sequence MAIKLLEMRLPSFDGNIEDWVAYFDTFTSTIDSNENLTPLQKLHYLRSTLHGKALKCISALNTTDANYYDAIELLKKKYDCPRRIVLKHCDAIRDYPRLVKDTPEVLDDLVDSVNQHLRALKNLGEDFTMCNGFLVSMILSKVSSDTAWLWELTLKDKNMPSYTDLLDFLEKRASCARTGPSSASAVPRANFTSYPQSTRSPARAHTFLTN encoded by the coding sequence ATGGCAATCAAGTTACTAGAAATGCGATTACCATCGTTCGACGGAAATATTGAAGATTGGGTGGCATATTTCGACACATTCACCTCAACAATTGACTCTAACGAAAATCTGACTCCGTTACAAAAACTGCACTACCTCCGTTCAACCTTACACGGAAAGGCGTTGAAGTGCATCTCCGCGTTAAACACGACAGACGCGAATTATTACGATGCAATAGAACTGCTCAAAAAGAAGTACGATTGTCCGCGAAGAATAGTATTAAAACACTGCGACGCAATTCGAGATTATCCGAGGTTAGTGAAGGACACCCCAGAGGTTTTAGACGATCTCGTTGACTCGGTCAACCAACATCTACGAGCCTTGAAAAATCTAGGAGAAGATTTCACAATGTGTAACGGCTTCTTAGTATCTATGATATTATCAAAAGTTAGCAGCGACACTGCATGGCTTTGGGAACTTACACTCAAAGACAAAAACATGCCGTCGTACACGGATCTCTTAGACTTCCTCGAGAAACGCGCAAGTTGCGCACGAACTGGACCATCGAGTGCCTCCGCGGTGCCTAGAGCGAATTTTACAAGCTATCCGCAGTCAACAAGATCACCCGCTAGAGCTCACActtttttaacaaattaa